From the genome of Etheostoma cragini isolate CJK2018 chromosome 23, CSU_Ecrag_1.0, whole genome shotgun sequence:
GAATCCAGCGGATCTGCGTGGCTGGACCGTAGCCCTGCTCGTTCTTAGCAGCGATGCGGAAGACGACCGCTGGCCGGTTGGAGGCCGAGCAGTCGATCTGGGCGTTATCCAGGTGGGTGGAGCTGACTGAGCAGGACGTCTTGGTGCCGCGGTAGATCCTGATGAAGGACATCTGACCTGGACGCTCCGAGCTGGTGGAGCGACTCTTTTTCACCGCCATGTACATGGAATACTCGAGGATCCGGCCCGATGGGGAGGGGGGCGCGTCCCACGTAATGTTGACCGAATCGTTGGCCTGTAAAGAAAAGGAGTGTTAAGGGGTAGGCCAGCACGATTAATGGTTATAAAATGTAACGTGATCTCGATTCCCCCTGTTCacgatttcatttttaaataactttgattattcttttattaaaacatgtttttaatttgattgtcatttaattttactaGCCGACTGCATTACAAACACTacttctttcttctgtgagttctAAACGTAGAccgtataaaataggttttgaaGCGCTgtaatgctctcccttctcttcattgaagcctttATGTAAAACAGGCCTcttctttatctgtttttaaaacccatcttaaaacccatcttttctctttggcTTTTGACACATAGTAAGATGTCGACTACATTTACTTGTTCTTATTtgctactttgtgtgttttttaattgtatggttattaattataaatttgtttgtttattttctgtacaacactttggtcaactttggttcTTGTAAAgcgcttaacaaataaagtGGGTATGGTATGgtaagcctctatgtttacaggcttgtagTGATGCACAATGGTGCCccaaaaaatctatgtttggtactgtcaatatgtcttgttttgtcatggttcacatgtgcaataaaaattaaactatgtgagaaaaaaattggTTTCAGAGAATCGTGACATCAATTCTAGGCTAAAACATCGTGATTCCTATTTTTCCCTgtatcgtgcaggcctattaGGGGGGAATGTGTGGATTACAGCAGCTCGTTCTGATTCCCTTCGCttcaggaaacaaaaaacaactttgaatactgaaaagtaaagttttgaagataatttggattgtgcaaaaAAGCCAGGGCAGCTTGGTTCTTTTGGTGAATGATtgttaagatttacaaagaatatgtttacttCATTTActctctatataaataaagtacacacagcaatacactggttttacctttaaaaattacctttaaccatgtatccaggtaatttaaatagctcacgttactgtattatTTGAACAGTTAACTTCTTATCTAATATTGAATGTGGCGTTTTTCTTATGCGGGGTACAAAAGACGATTGTGAtcgttttaaagaaatgtaaacaacccagagtgtttttttctcctatcctaaAATGTATCcatggtgtagccagaccttcctccacagcgctttGGAGTTAAATCTGGCAATGTGAGAATATTACTTTATCAACAGCTCCTTGATATGTCACCTTGGTAATTTTGACAGCAGATGGCGCTCCAGGGAAACCAGGTTGGCATGTCTTGAACTCGCTGACTGGGCTGAAGTCTCCCTGGCCAAAGTAGTTGATGCCCGCAACTCTGAACCTATAGGTCTGACCTGGAGCCAGCTCCTGCTTCTCTCTGCTTTGGTAGTCAAGATTCCTCTGGAGGAAGGGTTAATGGGGAAGCAAGGTATTGACAGAGAATGTGTGGTTGAGAAGACAAGAATAAATGGGATCTTCATGGAGTCCCAACCAAAACCCACTTTAGATTAAATAACCAACATGGCATAAAGACTTTGTGTAACTATAAACGcaaactttcttaagccaagtggcgtgttatctgtatgcattttgagctatccacCTGTATGTCTATAATAACAGCGGACGTATACATACACGCTACATGCAGTCTTATTGCGAGAAAAACTTGTTATCGTGAGAAGACTGCTACGATTGAGTTCagggaaagaaaagcagattTTCTCCCTTTCAAACTACTGACAACGCCGTAAATTCACACGCAATAGCAAGATAATGTAGGACATTGGAGGCCAAAGGGCgttgataaacacgctaaaaaaGCGAggatgcgtcttgataacacacCACTAATGGCCTACGAATTAGCGTGTaatacatacgccatttcatgagatcagtctgtaAATAACAGTGAGACCAGTCTTCAGTAATGAAAACTATGCAGAAGTATGTCTTACCTCTTTAGTGAGTGACGGCCGGCTGCTGATGGCTGCAGTCTCCTGTTCACTGTCAGCAGGGAGAAAGTAGTGGCTGACCTCAGAGAAGAGAGCTTTGAACACACCAACGTCAAACCACACGGCTTCGTCTGGATTCTGCTGGAGGGTTCATAGTCTTAGTTTAGACCGAGCACAGTGGGAGCTGATAAGTAGTGTTCAGAAGTGGATCTGACCTGATGTGTAGGGGCGTAGAAATCAGTTTTCTTGTCAGCTGAAATAGGTTGTTCCTCTGTCAAAGCAAAATGAAAGCAAACCGTGAATCCCACTTCACACCGTGCTGCCGTCTGGTTCATCGCTGACATTTGAGCATCATCATTACCTAGCTGGCGCTGAGCTGAGCTGCTGACCTCTGCTGCTGATGTCTCCTGTCCTGCACCTACAACCAACACACAGATAGAGAGCGCAAAAGGACTGGGGGTCACCGAGAGCAGTTCAGACTAAACCGTAAAAGCTTGCTGTGTCTTGTTTCCCCCACGCTGTGTGTCAAATAGAGCAAGGGCAACAGCTGACATATCCATTTATCGACTTGACAACGAGACTTACCGCAGGATTTTGTGTCAGAGTcattctctgtctccctcccagCACTCCTCCCTCCTTGTGCTTTGGTCTCTGCTGAGCCAGTGGACAGTCTCGCTGTAGTTTCCTGCTGTGCTGAAGCATCCTGAAATTATCAGAGAAAGTCAAGTACAAGACCTGTCTTTTGTAAAGAGGAAGCAGTGCCTAAAAACAGTCTGGGCCTGCTATAATAATGAACCCTGGGTTTTCTTACTTCGGATGgaagtttttttatattattaagtgCTCTACATTACAGTACTGGCAGGTTTTCTTTATATTCTAGGTTGACGTATAGCTCGATATTCGATATACAATTTAATACTAAAACAGGAGTGTTTTCTACATGTTTAAGCATGTTTAAGTCACATCTACCTGAGCTGATGCTTTTGCTTCTTTATTAGTGGTTGCTCCAGTTGCAGGTTGAAGAGACGGGACACCTGAGAAGAAGAGTTAAGCGAAATTTCACTGTAGTTCCAAACATGTCTTTATAAAGTTCCTCGCTCTGATGAATGTGCCGCAGACCCTCAGTCTCTTTTCCGTTTATGTATTTTTCAGGAGGTAAGATTGCTGTGTTTAGTAACCTCTATTCTTCAACTATTCCATGTAGGGCTTAGATGTATGTTATATCAATATTAGCAAAGAATTTCTAATATGGGAATAAGTTCCACTCTCTCGACACATCCGTCTTCGGAAGTGGTTGCATTTCCACCCGAGTTCCACTGGGGCTGATTGcgtttcttaaaaccaatcaaagttgtcatgggcggcgctaggcgggaaggaacttgttttggtggaacatgtgtacgttcaaaggttgatttagtcgtgcaacagaaaactcagattggccagatagtctagctatctgtctggatttacccagcagagTTCTGAGGAGGagataaccatagtcctcagaaatccaccacagtttagaacgccaacataAAGAAGCGTTCGGTGACGGATATCTGGCcgaaaaaaaaggacatacgGCGGAATTTCTGGCGGCATTGGGTCAATCTCAGAAGTGGAACGTggtggatatagactatattGACATCAATttatgagactagatatagTCCAAAATTTTGTTATGTATATGTTGTGTTGTCTTATATGGTGAtggtcattttctgaactttccATACTGTTCTATTGTTTGTCTTTACCCATTTAGTCATTGTAGCTACATTACTGAGGattatttgtcaaaaatctcattgtgtaaatattttttgaaagcacCAATAATCAACCCCCAAAATATCGCCGCAATATTGATAAATGATTTACGGTACGCCAGATCGCCTTGCTCTCATTCCATGATTTTTTCCTGTGTCCTGAGCCTCTTCTCTCTGAAGACACGTGCACTGTCCATACCGGCAGTGTCTTTACCCTTCCCGTCCAGTCCATCCGTTCCAGTTGGACTGACTGGTTTGGCTGCTGGAGGTGCAGGCTGGATCTGAAGGATGTAACAGTCTGCTGCCACCAGAGGGCGCCACGCCACATGAAGCAGGCCGACTGTGGATTTGATGAGTAACACCGCCTCTGGGGCGGCTGGTCGATCTGAGGaaagaatacaaaatattattttgaagAACTGtattagcttctttttttcagtacTGACAAAACAAGTTCTGTTGCTTTAAAATTTCACCAAAGTCAAGcaatcaaaataaacaagactTGATCAGTGACTAATCACTTAAAGCTTCTCAAGACAGCTGAGCTTAGTCTCAGTTTTCACCTGTCTCCAGGTACCAGAGGTCCTTGCAGCAGACCTGGTAGTTCCAGCTCCTACGGAACCCGTCACGGCCGCTCCAAATGTAAAGCCTGGACCCAACCGTGGCAGCACAGTGGCCGGCCCTGGCTCTGGGCCTACAGGCGTACGGATCCTCACTCTGGGGTCCCTGGATCTGCAACTGGGACTCAATATTGCCCTGCTGCTCTGGGCCCAGGTTCTGCCAGCTCATAGTGTctgtgacagaaagacagggCAGCAATGAACTTGCCGGCCCCtgaacaaagcaaaacaaaacctatgggctgaataaaaaacaagatgCATCAGAACTTCAAGCTTCCCTTAAGACGCAGCAGTCGGACTGGCAAatctgatgttaaaaaaacaccacattttgcCAAAACTGAACCATTAAAGATATTTTTAGAGAAAATGTACTGACCTAAGTTGAGTACGGTTAAGGAGTCACTGCAGATCCATTCAGTTCCTAAAGCAATGTGTTTGTCTGACTCTGGTACAGGAATCCAGCCACCAAAAACATACATCCTGCGGACAGAGGGACACACAGGACTTTATCAAAGGTAAGCCAGTTAAGGTGTCACGTACAAGAAGAAACAGTTTTGGCGATG
Proteins encoded in this window:
- the hcfc2 gene encoding host cell factor 2 isoform X2, which translates into the protein MTTGAKEPQWRKVHSATGVIPRSRHGHRAAAIRELIVVFGGGNEGIAEDLHVYNTVSRQWFLPAVRGDIPPGCASHGFVCEGTRILVFGGMVEFGKYTNSLYELQASRWLWKKLKPRAPRNGLPPCPRIGHSFTLVGSKCYLFGGLANDSEDPNGNVPRYMCDFYELELQPSSGARGWSIPETKGGGPSARESHTSVAYTGLGSPKLYIFGGMQGCRLDDLWQLDLDTMVWSTPETRGFTPLPRSLHSASVIGNKMYVFGGWIPVPESDKHIALGTEWICSDSLTVLNLDTMSWQNLGPEQQGNIESQLQIQGPQSEDPYACRPRARAGHCAATVGSRLYIWSGRDGFRRSWNYQVCCKDLWYLETDRPAAPEAVLLIKSTVGLLHVAWRPLVAADCYILQIQPAPPAAKPVSPTGTDGLDGKGKDTAGVPSLQPATGATTNKEAKASAQDASAQQETTARLSTGSAETKAQGGRSAGRETENDSDTKSCGAGQETSAAEVSSSAQRQLEEQPISADKKTDFYAPTHQNPDEAVWFDVGVFKALFSEVSHYFLPADSEQETAAISSRPSLTKEPFLQRNLDYQSREKQELAPGQTYRFRVAGINYFGQGDFSPVSEFKTCQPGFPGAPSAVKITKANDSVNITWDAPPSPSGRILEYSMYMAVKKSRSTSSERPGQMSFIRIYRGTKTSCSVSSTHLDNAQIDCSASNRPAVVFRIAAKNEQGYGPATQIRWIQDPSKLRTSASKADSNAEADQDAADSSS
- the hcfc2 gene encoding host cell factor 2 isoform X4 gives rise to the protein MTTGAKEPQWRKVHSATGVIPRSRHGHRAAAIRELIVVFGGGNEGIAEDLHVYNTVSRQWFLPAVRGDIPPGCASHGFVCEGTRILVFGGMVEFGKYTNSLYELQASRWLWKKLKPRAPRNGLPPCPRIGHSFTLVGSKCYLFGGLANDSEDPNGNVPRYMCDFYELELQPSSGARGWSIPETKGGGPSARESHTSVAYTGLGSPKLYIFGGMQGCRLDDLWQLDLDTMVWSTPETRGFTPLPRSLHSASVIGNKMYVFGGWIPVPESDKHIALGTEWICSDSLTVLNLDTMSWQNLGPEQQGNIESQLQIQGPQSEDPYACRPRARAGHCAATVGSRLYIWSGRDGFRRSWNYQVCCKDLWYLETDRPAAPEAVLLIKSTVGLLHVAWRPLVAADCYILQIQPAPPAAKPVSPTGTDGLDGKGKDTAGVPSLQPATGATTNKEAKASAQDASAQQETTARLSTGSAETKAQGGRSAGRETENDSDTKSCGAGQETSAAEVSSSAQRQLEEQPISADKKTDFYAPTHQNPDEAVWFDVGVFKALFSEVSHYFLPADSEQETAAISSRPSLTKERNLDYQSREKQELAPGQTYRFRVAGINYFGQGDFSPVSEFKTCQPGFPGAPSAVKITKANDSVNITWDAPPSPSGRILEYSMYMAVKKSRSTSSERPGQMSFIRIYRGTKTSCSVSSTHLDNAQIDCSASNRPAVVFRIAAKNEQGYGPATQIRWIQDPSKLRTSASKADSNAEADQDAADSSS
- the hcfc2 gene encoding host cell factor 2 isoform X1; its protein translation is MTTGAKEPQWRKVHSATGVIPRSRHGHRAAAIRELIVVFGGGNEGIAEDLHVYNTVSRQWFLPAVRGDIPPGCASHGFVCEGTRILVFGGMVEFGKYTNSLYELQASRWLWKKLKPRAPRNGLPPCPRIGHSFTLVGSKCYLFGGLANDSEDPNGNVPRYMCDFYELELQPSSGARGWSIPETKGGGPSARESHTSVAYTGLGSPKLYIFGGMQGCRLDDLWQLDLDTMVWSTPETRGFTPLPRSLHSASVIGNKMYVFGGWIPVPESDKHIALGTEWICSDSLTVLNLDTMSWQNLGPEQQGNIESQLQIQGPQSEDPYACRPRARAGHCAATVGSRLYIWSGRDGFRRSWNYQVCCKDLWYLETDRPAAPEAVLLIKSTVGLLHVAWRPLVAADCYILQIQPAPPAAKPVSPTGTDGLDGKGKDTAGVPSLQPATGATTNKEAKASAQDASAQQETTARLSTGSAETKAQGGRSAGRETENDSDTKSCGAGQETSAAEVSSSAQRQLEEQPISADKKTDFYAPTHQQNPDEAVWFDVGVFKALFSEVSHYFLPADSEQETAAISSRPSLTKEPFLQRNLDYQSREKQELAPGQTYRFRVAGINYFGQGDFSPVSEFKTCQPGFPGAPSAVKITKANDSVNITWDAPPSPSGRILEYSMYMAVKKSRSTSSERPGQMSFIRIYRGTKTSCSVSSTHLDNAQIDCSASNRPAVVFRIAAKNEQGYGPATQIRWIQDPSKLRTSASKADSNAEADQDAADSSS
- the hcfc2 gene encoding host cell factor 2 isoform X3 is translated as MTTGAKEPQWRKVHSATGVIPRSRHGHRAAAIRELIVVFGGGNEGIAEDLHVYNTVSRQWFLPAVRGDIPPGCASHGFVCEGTRILVFGGMVEFGKYTNSLYELQASRWLWKKLKPRAPRNGLPPCPRIGHSFTLVGSKCYLFGGLANDSEDPNGNVPRYMCDFYELELQPSSGARGWSIPETKGGGPSARESHTSVAYTGLGSPKLYIFGGMQGCRLDDLWQLDLDTMVWSTPETRGFTPLPRSLHSASVIGNKMYVFGGWIPVPESDKHIALGTEWICSDSLTVLNLDTMSWQNLGPEQQGNIESQLQIQGPQSEDPYACRPRARAGHCAATVGSRLYIWSGRDGFRRSWNYQVCCKDLWYLETDRPAAPEAVLLIKSTVGLLHVAWRPLVAADCYILQIQPAPPAAKPVSPTGTDGLDGKGKDTAGVPSLQPATGATTNKEAKASAQDASAQQETTARLSTGSAETKAQGGRSAGRETENDSDTKSCGAGQETSAAEVSSSAQRQLEEQPISADKKTDFYAPTHQQNPDEAVWFDVGVFKALFSEVSHYFLPADSEQETAAISSRPSLTKERNLDYQSREKQELAPGQTYRFRVAGINYFGQGDFSPVSEFKTCQPGFPGAPSAVKITKANDSVNITWDAPPSPSGRILEYSMYMAVKKSRSTSSERPGQMSFIRIYRGTKTSCSVSSTHLDNAQIDCSASNRPAVVFRIAAKNEQGYGPATQIRWIQDPSKLRTSASKADSNAEADQDAADSSS